The Gemmatimonadota bacterium genomic interval CCTTCACTTCGACCAACACGGTTCTCTCTCCTCCGCAGGTCTCCGCTACGTCCCCAGGTGCCAGGACGCGAGATACTTCTCCTGCTCCGGGGTCAACGAATCCACCCGCACCCCCATCCCCGCGAGCTTGAGCGCGGCGATCTCCCGGTCCACCCCAGCCGGCACGCGATGGACCTCGCGCGCGAGCGAGGTTCGGTTTCCGAGAAGGTACTCCGTAGCGAGCGCCTGGTTCGCGAAACTCATGTCCATGACGGAAGCGGGATGCCCTTCGGCTGCCGCCAGATTGATCAGCCGCCCTTCCCCCAGGACGTAGACCCGTTTCCCTCCGACGCGGTACTCTTCGACGAACTCGCGGACTTCCGTCGGCGCCCCTTCCGCGATCCTGGCCAGTCCCTTGAGGTCCAGCTCCACATTGAAGTGACCCGAGTTGGCGACGATGGCACCGTCTTTCATCGCCTCGAAGTGTTCGGGACGGATCACGTTGATGTTCCCGGTAAGCGTCACGAAGAGGTCTCCCTCGGGCGCCGCGTCAGCGAGCGGAAGGACGCGGAAGCCATCCATCGCCGCCTCGAGCGCCTTGATCGGATCCACCTCGGTGACGATGACGCTCGCCCCCGCGCCGCGGGCCCGCAGCGCCACGCCCCGCCCACACCACCCGTACCCGACGACAACCGCCGTGGAGCCGGCGAGGAGGAGGTTCGTGGCGCGAAGGATCCCGTCGATCGTGGATTGGCCCGTCCCGTATCGGTTGTCGAAGAGGTGTTTCGTCTCGGAGTCGTTGACCGCGATGACCGGGAACCGCAGCACGCCGTCCCGCGCCATGGCCCTGAGTCGGATGACACCGGTGGTCGTCTCTTCGGTCGCACCCACGACCCCTTCCAGGATCTCCTTTCGACGCTCGGCAGAAAGGCTGCCGGCCCAGGCGCGAACGGGTGGCGCGAGATCGTCCAGCCGATCCAGGGCAAGCATGTGCAGCGACCCGACGAGGTCCGCTCCGTCATCCATCGTGACGTGCGGGGCGTGGGCCAAAGCCGCTCGGATGTGATCGTAGTAGCGGCCCTCGTTCTCGCCCTTGACCGCAAAGACCGAAATCCCCTCGTCCACGACGAGGTGCGCGGCGACGTCGTCCTGGGTGGAAAGGGGATTGGAGGCGCAGAGCACGAGATCGGCGCCCCCAGCCTTCAGCGTTCGCATGAGATTGGCCGTCTCGGTCGTCACGTGTAGGCAGGCGGAAAGTCGCACTCCCTCGAACGGCCGCTCCTTTTCGAAGCGCTCCCGGATCTGCCGAAGGACGGGCATGCTTCTCTCAGCCCATGTCGTGCGCAGGCGCCCCTTCCCGGCGAGAGCGGGGTCCTTGATGTCGTGATCAACCTGAGTCGTCGAGGTCATTCCGTATGGGTCCCTGGTGAGGCGAGATCCGTGCGGCCTGTCAGGCTCGCACCCTGCGAGCCGGCGGGATCCAACCCCTCCCCGGCAGGTCGAGTTCCAGGGTCAGGAAAGCCCAAGCGCCGCGCGGAGGTCATCGAGGCGAGGAGTCGCTTCCCAGGGGAAGAGGTGTACGTCCCGATCGAAGCGCCGCACGGTCTCGGGCGTCCGCCCGAAGTGGCCGTTGGACGCCGTGGGCCCGAATATGGGAGAACGGAGTCCCAAGTCCCTGATGATCGCGCCCGGGCGGAAGTCGAAAAGCTCGGAGATGGCGTCGGCGATCTTGGCGTCCGGGACGACCCCCGTGCCGAAGGTGTCCACCCAGACCGAGACGGGGTCGGCGACCCCGATCGCGTAGGCGAGTTGGATCTCGCAGCGACGCGCGGCGCCCGACGCAACGACGTGTTTGGCGGCCCAGCGGCTCGCGTATGCCGCCGACCGATCCACTTTCGTGGCATCCTTTCCGGAGAACGCGCCTCCTCCGTGGCGCCCCATCCCGCCATAGGTGTCCACGATCACCTTTCGGCCGGTGAGGCCGACGTC includes:
- the ahcY gene encoding adenosylhomocysteinase — encoded protein: MTSTTQVDHDIKDPALAGKGRLRTTWAERSMPVLRQIRERFEKERPFEGVRLSACLHVTTETANLMRTLKAGGADLVLCASNPLSTQDDVAAHLVVDEGISVFAVKGENEGRYYDHIRAALAHAPHVTMDDGADLVGSLHMLALDRLDDLAPPVRAWAGSLSAERRKEILEGVVGATEETTTGVIRLRAMARDGVLRFPVIAVNDSETKHLFDNRYGTGQSTIDGILRATNLLLAGSTAVVVGYGWCGRGVALRARGAGASVIVTEVDPIKALEAAMDGFRVLPLADAAPEGDLFVTLTGNINVIRPEHFEAMKDGAIVANSGHFNVELDLKGLARIAEGAPTEVREFVEEYRVGGKRVYVLGEGRLINLAAAEGHPASVMDMSFANQALATEYLLGNRTSLAREVHRVPAGVDREIAALKLAGMGVRVDSLTPEQEKYLASWHLGT